A stretch of DNA from Micromonospora sp. NBC_01813:
CGCCGCCGTCGGGCTGGCGGTGGCCGCCCGGGTCGGCTACCTGACCGTCGCGATCGTCGCGATCGTCCTGATGCTCGCCGGAGTCGTCATGGGACTGCGCCACCAGCGCAGGAACTCGCCGCCGATCCGGCCCTCGCTGGGGGCGTGAGGATGCTGCTGATCCTGGGTCAGAAGTCGCGGAAGACGCCGTCGTCGTCCACCGACGTCGCGAAGTCGCTGTAGTCCATGTTGCCGAGCGACAGGTTGTTCTGGATCGCCTGCACCTGCTGTGGCAGCGCCCGGAACGGGTGACCGTCGTACCGGGCGTCGAGGCTGATGACCAGCACCGGATGCTCTGGCGTAGCCACGGCGACCGCATCGATCACGAACAGCACCGGGTGCCGGTACTCGTCCGGGTAGCTCGGTCGGTAGCCGGCCACGATCGTCGCTTCGTCCAGGCCGCTCAACGAGCGGTCCTCAACGAAATCCACGTCCGCCAGGAAACCGTCCTCGGTAGGCTCCACGATCCACTGTCTGACCAGGTCCCACACGACGTCATCGGTGAAGTCCGCCCGCACCACCGGAACGCTGAGCGTCCCCGGCAACTCTGTCACCCGCGCAGCATAGCCGCCAGGACAGGCCCTGGCTTACCGACTCCCAGCCGGTGTCACCAGGGCAGCGGCCGGACGAACATGGCGTGCTCGCGCCAGCCGGGGAACGGCACCAGGTCGCCGACGTGCTGCCAGCCGAGGACCCGCATGCTGCGCAGCACCCGGGTGTTGGAGTCGGCCACGGCCAGTGACACCCGCTCTTCGGTCCGGCTAGCCAGGAGCTGGGAGAAGAGTGGCACGCCCGCCTGCTGGCGCTGGAACTGCGGCAGCACGAACGCCTCGCAGACGGCGAAGGTCCGGCCCGGCCATTCACGTACCAGGTCGGGGTCGGTGTCCGAGCGGAGCTCGCGCCACCAGAGGGTCTCCGGTGGCAGCGGGCAGCCCATGACGGTGCCGATCGCCTGGCCGTCGGCG
This window harbors:
- a CDS encoding DUF6924 domain-containing protein, which translates into the protein MTELPGTLSVPVVRADFTDDVVWDLVRQWIVEPTEDGFLADVDFVEDRSLSGLDEATIVAGYRPSYPDEYRHPVLFVIDAVAVATPEHPVLVISLDARYDGHPFRALPQQVQAIQNNLSLGNMDYSDFATSVDDDGVFRDF
- a CDS encoding GNAT family N-acetyltransferase, with product MSVDGSEPGGSPQVRVVLTEQVDIAELAKVYRQVHADDLHLVDHTEPSVEQRLEWTAQAPGFAATVGYADGQAIGTVMGCPLPPETLWWRELRSDTDPDLVREWPGRTFAVCEAFVLPQFQRQQAGVPLFSQLLASRTEERVSLAVADSNTRVLRSMRVLGWQHVGDLVPFPGWREHAMFVRPLPW